The nucleotide sequence AGAGGGCGAGGAGCGCGGGGTCCGCGACCGCGCGGCGCGCGCGTCCCACGACCGCGCGGGCCCCGCCCGGGGCCGGGACGAAGCCGCGTGCCGGCGGCAGCACGACCCGGACCACGACCGCGCAGGCCGCACCGAGCGCCGCGGCGCCCGCGAGGGCCCAGCGCCAGCCGGCGACCTCCGCGAGCGGGCCGGTGAGCAGGCGCCCGGCCATCCCGCCGACGGCCGTGCCCGCGATGTAGAGCCCCGCCGCCCGCGCCTGGGTCGAGGCGTGCAGCTCCTCGCGCAGGTGGGCGGTCGCCACGGCGGGCAGGCCGGCCAGCGCCACACCCTCCACGGCCCGCAGCCCGACGAGGGCCGGCCAGCTCGGCGCGAGCGCGCACGCCGCGGCGACGACCGCCGAGGCGGCGAGGGAGAGGTGGAGGATGCGGGTGCGCCCGACCCGGTCCGAGAGCGGCCCGACGACGAGCAGCGTCAGCGCGAGGGCCGCGGTGGTCGCCGAGAGGGACCACGTGCTCGCCGCGCGCGAGACGCCGAAGTCGTCGGCCAGCTGCGGGAAGAGCGCCTGCGGTGCGTAGAGCAGGACGAAGGTGGCGAGGCCGGCGGCGAACAGCGCGAGGACGACGCGGCGGTGCCCGGCCGTCCCGGCACGGTGGCCCGGCCCACCCGCGGGGGCCGGGCCGGAGTCGCTGGAGGGGGTCATCCGGCCACGGTGCGCCCCGCTCCTCCCATTCGTCCAATGTCGTCCACGGAGCATCTCGATGCGTCGGACGTATGCTGCCGGGATGGACCTGCGTGACCTCGAGTGGCTGGTGGCCCTCGACGCGACGGGGCACGTCACCGACACCGCCGCGGCCCTCGGCACCACGCAGCCGACGCTGTCCCGCACCGTGGCCCGCGTGGAGGCCGAGCTCGGGACGCGGCTCTTCGAGCGGCTGCCGCACGGGGTCGCCACCACCCCCGACGGCGACCTCGTCGTGCAGGCCTCCCGCGAGCTCGTCGACCGGTGGCGCCGCCTGCGGGCCGAGCTGGACGGGCGGCTCGACCCCGACGG is from Arthrobacter sp. NEB 688 and encodes:
- a CDS encoding MFS transporter codes for the protein MTPSSDSGPAPAGGPGHRAGTAGHRRVVLALFAAGLATFVLLYAPQALFPQLADDFGVSRAASTWSLSATTAALALTLLVVGPLSDRVGRTRILHLSLAASAVVAAACALAPSWPALVGLRAVEGVALAGLPAVATAHLREELHASTQARAAGLYIAGTAVGGMAGRLLTGPLAEVAGWRWALAGAAALGAACAVVVRVVLPPARGFVPAPGGARAVVGRARRAVADPALLALYATGACGVGAFTAVFNTLGFRVEAAPFHLGLGAASLLFLVYPAGSVGSALAGRLADRVGRRAVTPVGVAVALVGLLLTAPDRLPVLVAGVAVLTAGFFVVHGVASGWVPARAHAGGVATGQAAALYLFSYYLGASVSGALAGRLWADHGWAGVSALAGLLLAACGALSLVLHRTRPLVPAPAGVPTLAAGAPLARR